Proteins co-encoded in one Flavobacterium sp. M31R6 genomic window:
- a CDS encoding Rrf2 family transcriptional regulator: MFSKTCEYGIRATIFIASESYQNKRVGLKDIAKKIDSPEAFTAKILQILSKDNIINSIKGVGGGFEIPRETMKEIKLAQIVNALEGDRVFTGCGLGLTHCSEDHPCPMHEKFKSIRNELAFMLENTNLEELALGIKTGDTFLRY; encoded by the coding sequence ATGTTTTCCAAAACCTGCGAATACGGCATTCGAGCCACGATTTTCATAGCTTCAGAATCTTATCAGAACAAAAGAGTTGGACTCAAAGACATTGCCAAAAAAATAGATTCACCTGAAGCTTTTACGGCCAAAATTCTTCAAATTTTATCAAAAGACAACATTATCAATTCCATAAAGGGAGTTGGAGGCGGTTTCGAAATTCCTCGAGAGACGATGAAAGAGATCAAACTGGCTCAAATAGTAAATGCCCTGGAAGGCGACCGCGTTTTTACGGGTTGTGGTCTAGGTCTGACACATTGCTCCGAAGACCATCCGTGCCCGATGCATGAGAAATTCAAATCTATTCGAAACGAATTAGCTTTTATGCTCGAAAATACGAATCTGGAGGAATTAGCTTTAGGAATTAAGACCGGAGATACTTTTTTGCGATACTAA
- the nrdD gene encoding anaerobic ribonucleoside-triphosphate reductase: MKLTTNQILEQNQELRTKCLVYTRVMGYHRPVESFNIGKKGEHRQRTHFTEGKCC; the protein is encoded by the coding sequence ATGAAACTAACAACAAACCAGATTCTAGAACAAAATCAAGAATTACGCACCAAGTGTTTGGTGTACACACGAGTAATGGGCTACCACAGACCCGTAGAAAGTTTTAACATAGGAAAAAAAGGTGAACACAGACAACGAACTCATTTTACAGAAGGAAAGTGTTGCTAA
- a CDS encoding anaerobic ribonucleoside-triphosphate reductase activating protein produces MNTDNELILQKESVAKPIYSLTPFTLLDYPHKSACILWFAGCNMRCLYCYNPEIVFGKGTISFEKALDFLKSRKKLLDAVVFSGGECLLHKKSISFINEVKKMDFLVKIDTNGSQPKVLKELIIKELIDYVALDFKAMPVNFEKITQSKLFIPFEKSLLLLLQSGIPFEVRTTVHSELLVKNDIQEMISYLEKTGYIGNYYIQHFVNGAPTIEKLGHSFKDLEKEKLSTEKIKVHFRG; encoded by the coding sequence GTGAACACAGACAACGAACTCATTTTACAGAAGGAAAGTGTTGCTAAGCCTATTTATAGCTTAACCCCTTTTACATTATTGGATTACCCACATAAATCAGCTTGTATACTTTGGTTTGCAGGCTGTAATATGCGGTGTCTTTATTGCTACAATCCCGAAATTGTTTTTGGGAAAGGAACCATCTCGTTTGAAAAAGCGCTAGATTTCCTGAAAAGCAGAAAAAAGTTGCTAGATGCTGTCGTTTTTAGCGGAGGTGAATGTTTGTTGCATAAAAAGAGTATTTCATTTATCAACGAAGTCAAAAAAATGGACTTTTTGGTCAAAATTGACACCAATGGTTCACAACCCAAAGTCCTAAAAGAGCTTATCATAAAAGAACTTATCGACTATGTGGCGCTTGATTTTAAGGCAATGCCTGTAAATTTCGAAAAGATAACACAATCCAAACTTTTTATTCCCTTCGAAAAGTCATTACTTTTATTACTTCAAAGCGGAATTCCATTTGAAGTACGAACAACCGTGCATTCCGAATTGTTAGTCAAAAATGACATTCAAGAGATGATTTCCTATTTGGAAAAAACAGGATATATCGGAAATTATTATATCCAACATTTTGTGAATGGAGCGCCGACCATTGAGAAACTCGGACATTCGTTCAAGGACTTAGAAAAAGAAAAGCTTTCAACAGAAAAAATTAAAGTGCATTTTAGAGGATAA
- a CDS encoding CbbQ/NirQ/NorQ/GpvN family protein, with protein MLVDTLLPAPYYHTVGKEVEVFEHSYKNKIPFLLKGPTGTGKSRFVEYMAHRLERNLITISCHEETSSTDLIGRFIIKGAETVWLDGPLTTAVKEGAMIYLDEVAEARPDVIVAIHSLTDHRRILYIDKLGETIKAHDNFMLVASFNPGYQRGFKELKPSTRQRFVAVSFDYPEAKIETEILVNEANIDNDTAKKLVAIGNKIRNLTELGLTETVSTRLLVDAAKIIHSGLPKRLAVHVAVVEPLTDDLQTVEALKDLCNLMI; from the coding sequence ATGTTAGTAGATACTTTATTACCCGCACCTTATTACCACACAGTTGGCAAAGAAGTGGAAGTCTTTGAACATTCATATAAAAATAAAATTCCTTTTTTGTTGAAAGGCCCTACTGGAACCGGTAAATCCCGTTTTGTGGAGTATATGGCGCATCGATTGGAAAGAAATCTGATTACAATCAGTTGTCACGAGGAAACTTCTTCTACCGATTTGATTGGCCGATTTATTATCAAAGGTGCTGAAACTGTTTGGCTAGACGGTCCTTTGACCACTGCCGTAAAAGAAGGAGCTATGATTTATCTGGATGAAGTGGCCGAAGCCCGTCCCGATGTGATTGTGGCTATCCACTCCTTGACTGACCACCGACGCATCCTGTATATTGACAAACTGGGAGAAACCATCAAAGCGCATGATAATTTTATGCTGGTTGCTTCTTTTAATCCTGGCTATCAAAGAGGTTTTAAGGAATTGAAACCTTCCACGCGCCAACGATTTGTAGCTGTCTCATTTGATTATCCAGAAGCGAAAATTGAAACTGAGATTTTGGTTAATGAGGCCAATATTGATAATGACACAGCCAAGAAACTAGTAGCCATTGGCAACAAAATTAGAAATCTTACCGAATTGGGATTGACCGAAACGGTTTCGACACGACTTCTTGTAGATGCTGCGAAAATCATCCACAGCGGATTACCAAAACGATTGGCTGTTCATGTAGCCGTTGTTGAGCCTTTGACAGATGATTTGCAAACAGTCGAAGCACTGAAAGATTTGTGCAATTTGATGATTTAA
- the ric gene encoding iron-sulfur cluster repair di-iron protein: METLEKITIGEYVAKDFRTAALFSKYGIDFCCNGNRSIEEACEKKSVNPEDLLQEIETVLSSKSDSGIDFNSWPIDLLADYIEKTHHRYVSEKTPTLLQFLDKLSRVHGANHPELLEINELFKGCAGELAQHMKKEELILFPFIKKMVHATISDQLIEQPHFGTVENPISMMMHEHDAEGERFRRIAALSNNYTPPADGCNTYKVTFAMLQEFEADLHKHIHLENNILFPKATKLEKDFSAQS; the protein is encoded by the coding sequence ATGGAAACTTTAGAAAAAATTACAATAGGTGAATATGTAGCAAAAGACTTTAGAACAGCAGCTTTATTTTCAAAATATGGCATCGATTTTTGTTGCAATGGTAACAGAAGCATTGAAGAAGCATGTGAGAAAAAATCAGTTAATCCTGAAGATTTATTACAGGAAATTGAAACCGTTTTATCGTCAAAAAGTGATTCTGGAATCGATTTCAATTCATGGCCGATTGATTTATTAGCCGATTATATAGAAAAAACGCATCACCGTTATGTTTCAGAAAAAACACCAACACTGCTTCAATTTTTGGACAAATTAAGCAGAGTGCATGGAGCCAATCATCCGGAGTTACTTGAAATAAATGAACTATTTAAAGGATGTGCTGGAGAATTGGCACAGCACATGAAAAAAGAAGAGCTGATTTTGTTCCCTTTTATCAAAAAAATGGTTCATGCTACTATTTCGGATCAATTGATTGAGCAGCCTCATTTTGGAACAGTTGAAAACCCAATCTCCATGATGATGCACGAACACGATGCCGAAGGGGAACGTTTTAGAAGAATAGCAGCATTAAGCAATAATTACACACCGCCTGCAGATGGATGCAACACTTATAAAGTAACGTTTGCCATGCTACAGGAATTTGAGGCCGATTTACACAAACACATCCATTTGGAAAATAATATTTTATTCCCAAAAGCAACCAAGCTCGAAAAAGATTTTTCGGCACAATCATAA
- a CDS encoding cbb3-type cytochrome c oxidase subunit I translates to MKYKSQKVAYWFFALCMLLFSLQIVYGFIMGFDRIGIQALHDVIPFNVARAVHTNLLVVWLLTGFMGAAYYIIPEEAQRELISVKWAYVQLISLAVVGVVAIVGFHFNHWEGRKFLEIPRELDFLVVINVLLFLGLILGTLFKGKRQTTTALVLSMGLLFAALLYLPGMIWFDSQVMDSFFRWWVVHLWVEGVWELIMGGILSYLLIKLTGVDREVIEKWLYVIVGLTFLSGVLGTGHHYYYIGVNKIWLIVGGIFSALEPLAFLAMALFAVNMYRKGEKSHPNKIALFWTIGSSIVSFIGAGLLGFAHTLPQTNLYTHGTLVTAMHGHYAFWGAYAMIVLAIISYALPNLTGRKRYQSATGMAAFWLSNIGMLGMTVAFGVAGVVQVYLERKMKMEFMVVQNEISIHFVVLLICATMFATGIGLFIFDFFKYGRPTDEALEIK, encoded by the coding sequence ATGAAATATAAATCACAAAAAGTAGCCTACTGGTTTTTTGCACTGTGTATGCTGCTGTTTTCACTGCAGATTGTCTATGGTTTTATCATGGGCTTTGACCGAATAGGTATTCAAGCATTGCACGATGTTATTCCTTTTAATGTTGCCCGAGCGGTACATACTAATTTATTGGTTGTTTGGCTGTTGACCGGTTTTATGGGAGCGGCCTATTACATTATCCCCGAAGAAGCACAACGCGAATTGATTAGCGTAAAATGGGCGTATGTACAATTGATTTCCCTTGCCGTTGTTGGAGTTGTGGCCATTGTTGGTTTCCACTTCAACCACTGGGAAGGAAGAAAGTTTCTTGAGATTCCGAGAGAGCTGGATTTTCTGGTAGTTATCAATGTATTGTTGTTCTTAGGATTGATTTTAGGAACGCTTTTCAAAGGAAAACGCCAAACAACAACTGCTTTGGTATTGTCCATGGGATTGTTGTTTGCTGCCTTATTGTATCTGCCTGGAATGATTTGGTTTGACAGTCAGGTGATGGATTCATTCTTCCGTTGGTGGGTAGTTCACTTGTGGGTTGAAGGTGTTTGGGAATTGATTATGGGAGGTATTCTTTCGTATTTATTAATCAAATTGACGGGTGTTGACAGAGAGGTAATCGAGAAATGGTTGTACGTAATCGTTGGATTGACTTTCCTTTCGGGAGTTTTAGGAACAGGGCACCACTATTACTATATTGGAGTAAATAAAATTTGGTTAATCGTTGGTGGTATTTTCTCTGCATTGGAGCCTTTGGCTTTCTTGGCAATGGCTTTGTTTGCAGTGAATATGTACCGCAAAGGAGAAAAAAGTCATCCCAATAAAATCGCTTTATTCTGGACAATTGGTTCTTCTATCGTTTCGTTTATTGGAGCAGGATTACTAGGTTTTGCGCACACCTTGCCACAAACTAACCTTTATACACACGGAACTTTGGTAACTGCGATGCACGGACATTATGCCTTTTGGGGCGCGTATGCGATGATTGTTTTAGCGATAATCAGTTATGCACTTCCGAATTTAACTGGACGAAAAAGATATCAAAGCGCAACAGGAATGGCTGCTTTCTGGCTATCAAATATTGGAATGTTGGGAATGACAGTTGCTTTTGGAGTAGCTGGAGTGGTGCAAGTTTATTTGGAACGAAAAATGAAAATGGAATTTATGGTAGTGCAAAACGAAATCAGTATCCACTTTGTTGTATTATTGATTTGCGCCACGATGTTCGCCACAGGAATTGGTCTGTTTATATTCGATTTCTTTAAATATGGACGACCGACCGATGAAGCTTTAGAAATAAAATAA
- a CDS encoding cytochrome c has product MLSKSQARAFFLGGTLVTFLIFIGLTVYSFMPRNDQTNYKAIDKQVVRGKEIWEHNNCMGCHTIMGEGGYYAPELTKVIDRRGEGYVKAVLMSPVPWAPNGRKMVVYNMNEQDADAVVAYLKWIGKIDLNGFDRIVSPLAKENN; this is encoded by the coding sequence ATGCTTTCAAAATCACAAGCACGGGCATTTTTTCTGGGAGGAACATTAGTCACCTTTTTAATCTTTATAGGATTGACTGTTTATTCGTTTATGCCCAGAAATGATCAGACCAATTACAAGGCCATTGACAAACAAGTCGTGAGAGGAAAAGAAATTTGGGAACACAACAATTGTATGGGTTGTCACACCATTATGGGAGAAGGAGGCTACTATGCACCCGAACTGACCAAAGTTATCGACCGCAGGGGAGAAGGTTATGTTAAGGCAGTACTGATGTCACCCGTGCCTTGGGCACCAAACGGAAGAAAAATGGTTGTTTACAACATGAATGAGCAAGATGCGGATGCCGTTGTGGCGTATTTAAAATGGATCGGGAAAATCGATTTGAATGGGTTTGACCGTATCGTTTCGCCATTAGCTAAAGAAAATAATTAA
- a CDS encoding CopD family protein — MSHHLLLIIHLLCASIWVGGHLLLVFSHLPQALKDKNQNIILDYERKYEPVGMTALILLVVTGIMMAYKYGVSIEYWFHFAAPIEKVVSTKLLLLLLTVLFALSAQFRVLPKLKNNPDKLPEMTFHIISVTFIGVLMLIVGSFVRFGGF; from the coding sequence ATGAGCCATCATTTATTGTTAATTATTCATCTTTTGTGCGCGAGTATTTGGGTAGGCGGTCATTTATTACTCGTATTTAGTCATTTGCCTCAAGCCCTGAAGGACAAAAATCAAAATATAATCCTCGACTATGAACGAAAATACGAACCGGTGGGAATGACAGCTTTGATTTTGTTGGTGGTCACCGGAATTATGATGGCTTATAAATATGGCGTAAGCATTGAATATTGGTTTCATTTTGCTGCACCAATCGAAAAAGTGGTTTCCACAAAATTGCTTTTGCTTTTGCTGACCGTGCTTTTTGCATTGAGCGCACAATTTCGAGTATTACCAAAACTAAAAAACAATCCCGATAAATTGCCCGAAATGACTTTTCATATTATATCTGTCACCTTTATTGGTGTTTTGATGCTTATTGTTGGGTCTTTTGTGCGTTTTGGTGGATTTTAA
- the nadA gene encoding quinolinate synthase NadA, whose protein sequence is MKSLKERILALKKEKNAVILAHYYQESDIQDVADYVGDSLGLSQEAMKVDADIILFAGVHFMAETAKILNPSKKVILPDLKAGCSLAESCPAPLFKEFTEAHPDHIVITYVNCSAEVKALTDIVVTSSNAVKIVESIPKDKPIIFAPDKNLGKYVMEQTGREMLLWDGSCVVHEAFSLDKLIALYKQNPDAQIIAHPESETHILKTANYIGSTAGMINYVKTNPSNKFIVATEAGILHKMKQEVPNKILIPAPSNEDNTCACSECGYMKMNTLQKVYDCLLNETPEINVPDDIREKALIPIERMLELS, encoded by the coding sequence ATGAAAAGTCTTAAAGAACGTATATTGGCATTGAAAAAAGAAAAAAATGCGGTAATCTTAGCGCATTATTATCAAGAATCCGATATTCAAGATGTGGCAGATTATGTAGGAGACAGTTTGGGACTTTCCCAAGAAGCAATGAAAGTAGATGCCGATATAATCCTTTTCGCAGGAGTTCACTTTATGGCCGAAACCGCCAAAATATTAAACCCTAGCAAAAAAGTAATTTTACCTGATTTGAAAGCAGGTTGTTCCCTAGCCGAATCATGCCCTGCCCCTTTATTCAAAGAGTTTACAGAAGCACACCCTGACCATATAGTTATAACTTATGTAAACTGTTCAGCCGAAGTAAAAGCATTGACAGACATTGTGGTTACTTCCTCTAATGCGGTAAAAATTGTAGAATCTATACCAAAAGACAAACCCATTATTTTTGCTCCAGATAAAAATTTAGGAAAATATGTAATGGAACAAACGGGTAGAGAAATGCTACTTTGGGACGGTTCTTGCGTGGTTCACGAAGCTTTTTCTTTAGATAAATTAATCGCTTTGTACAAACAAAATCCAGATGCTCAAATCATTGCGCACCCAGAATCCGAAACGCATATCCTAAAAACAGCCAACTATATTGGTTCTACCGCAGGGATGATCAATTATGTAAAAACCAATCCAAGCAACAAATTTATCGTAGCAACTGAAGCTGGTATTTTGCATAAAATGAAACAGGAGGTTCCTAATAAAATACTGATTCCAGCACCTTCAAACGAGGATAATACCTGTGCTTGCAGCGAATGTGGATACATGAAAATGAACACCCTTCAAAAAGTATACGATTGCTTACTAAATGAAACTCCAGAAATTAATGTTCCGGATGACATTAGAGAAAAAGCATTAATCCCTATCGAACGCATGCTCGAATTATCTTAA
- a CDS encoding DUF3667 domain-containing protein, which produces MNITCKNCHQTFKGHYCSNCGQTAETHPINLHFLWHDIQKGLLHFDNGIAYTAKQLFTRPGHSIREFIEGKRVKHFKPISLVMVLATAYLALIHLLHIDLIVNTSSPVDPDSHIDAVKIGEWLQAHFAWITLAFIPIHTIGTVIAFRKQGYNFFEYFVLNTYKAAQKLYVTILFIPVLYYYSGAPAINTVTRILLLIDFVLYFWTNEQFFNHLSKTKTFFLTLLTHLIFWFIVILIAVIVLLIVNKG; this is translated from the coding sequence ATGAATATCACTTGTAAAAACTGCCATCAAACTTTCAAAGGACATTATTGCAGCAATTGTGGGCAAACTGCAGAGACTCATCCTATAAACCTGCACTTTTTATGGCATGATATTCAAAAAGGTCTTCTTCATTTTGACAATGGAATAGCCTATACAGCCAAGCAACTGTTCACTAGGCCAGGTCACTCGATTCGAGAATTTATAGAGGGAAAAAGGGTGAAACATTTCAAACCCATTTCTCTAGTGATGGTATTGGCAACAGCCTATTTAGCTTTAATTCATTTGCTTCACATTGATTTAATCGTAAATACAAGTAGCCCTGTCGACCCCGACTCCCATATTGATGCTGTAAAAATTGGAGAATGGCTACAAGCTCATTTTGCCTGGATTACGCTAGCCTTTATACCCATACATACAATCGGCACTGTTATTGCTTTTAGAAAACAAGGCTATAATTTTTTTGAGTATTTTGTCCTCAATACATACAAGGCGGCACAAAAGTTATATGTCACTATACTATTCATCCCGGTACTTTATTATTACAGCGGGGCTCCTGCAATCAATACAGTAACCAGAATACTTCTTCTCATTGATTTTGTCTTGTATTTTTGGACCAATGAACAATTTTTTAATCATTTGTCAAAAACAAAAACATTCTTTTTAACACTATTAACCCACTTGATCTTCTGGTTTATAGTGATTTTGATTGCTGTCATTGTGTTGCTTATTGTGAACAAAGGATAA
- a CDS encoding ribonucleoside triphosphate reductase, protein MGNYVIKRNGKYKPFESYKIKDAIEKSFKSVSIVVDESVFESIIIQLENEEVWAVEEIQDLIEKKLYEKNYFDVMRSFMLFRHTRKLQREHVQGLNDDTTYVDSTQTIQEYVEQTDWRINANANTSYSNAGLVNNVAGKIIANYWLDKVYTKEEGYAHRNGDLHIHDLDCLTGYCAGWSLRVLLNEGFNGVRGRVESRPPSHFREALGQMANFLGILQSEWAGAQAFSSFDTYLAPYVFKDNLGFDDVLKAVRGFVYNLNVPARWGQSPFTNITLDWIVPDDLKTQIPTKNDHHIFENNITSDLLVRAKRRGVSKVTDLRYEHFQKEMNLINKAYYTVMTEGDANGQPFTFPIPTVNITEAFDWDGENTDLLFENTAKIGSSYFQNFIGSQYILDENGNQIENENAYKPNAVRSMCCRLQLDLRELLKRGNGLFGSAEMTGSIGVVTINMARLGYLNKGNKEKLYTQLDSLLYIAKSTLEKKRVFIQEMYDRGLYPYTKRYLQHFRNHFSTIGVNGMNEMIENFTNSEDTVTSETGIEFASGILDHIRNRMKEFQEETGNLYNLEATPAEGTTYRFAKEDKKRYADIIQAGQQENIYYTNSSQIPVDFTQDPFEALMLQDQLQCKYTGGTVLHLYMSEKISSPEACKQFVKKVITNFRLPYITVTPVFSVCPVHGYLNGEHEYCPKCDEIIIEEKAKFQKV, encoded by the coding sequence ATGGGAAATTATGTCATCAAAAGAAATGGAAAATACAAACCATTTGAAAGTTATAAAATCAAAGATGCGATTGAAAAAAGCTTCAAGAGTGTCTCTATAGTTGTTGATGAAAGTGTTTTTGAAAGCATCATCATCCAGCTCGAAAATGAGGAAGTATGGGCTGTCGAAGAAATTCAGGACTTAATTGAAAAGAAATTATACGAGAAAAATTACTTCGATGTAATGCGTTCTTTCATGTTGTTTCGACACACCCGAAAATTACAGCGCGAACATGTGCAAGGATTGAATGATGACACCACTTATGTAGATAGTACGCAAACCATTCAGGAATATGTTGAACAAACCGATTGGCGCATAAATGCCAATGCTAATACCTCTTATTCTAATGCAGGATTGGTTAACAATGTGGCGGGAAAAATTATAGCCAATTACTGGTTGGATAAAGTCTATACCAAAGAAGAAGGTTATGCACACCGCAATGGTGACCTCCACATTCATGATTTGGATTGCCTTACCGGTTATTGTGCGGGTTGGAGTTTACGTGTGTTGCTTAATGAAGGTTTCAATGGTGTGAGAGGTCGTGTAGAAAGCAGACCCCCATCCCATTTTAGAGAAGCTTTGGGGCAAATGGCTAATTTCCTTGGAATTTTGCAAAGCGAATGGGCAGGAGCTCAAGCCTTCAGTTCTTTTGACACTTATCTTGCTCCATATGTTTTCAAAGATAATTTAGGTTTTGATGACGTTTTAAAAGCCGTTAGAGGTTTTGTTTACAACCTCAATGTTCCTGCACGCTGGGGACAATCTCCTTTTACCAACATCACTTTGGATTGGATTGTTCCAGATGATTTAAAAACACAGATTCCGACAAAAAATGATCATCATATTTTTGAAAATAACATTACTTCAGATTTATTGGTGAGAGCCAAAAGAAGAGGAGTATCCAAAGTAACGGATTTACGTTACGAACATTTCCAAAAAGAAATGAACCTCATTAACAAAGCCTATTATACGGTTATGACCGAAGGCGATGCCAATGGACAACCGTTTACCTTTCCAATTCCAACGGTGAATATCACCGAAGCATTTGATTGGGATGGAGAAAACACCGATTTACTTTTTGAAAATACAGCCAAAATCGGTTCTTCCTATTTTCAAAATTTCATAGGAAGCCAATATATTTTGGATGAAAATGGTAATCAGATTGAAAATGAGAATGCATACAAACCAAATGCAGTTCGCTCTATGTGCTGTCGTCTACAACTTGATTTACGTGAATTGCTGAAACGTGGAAATGGTCTTTTTGGAAGTGCCGAGATGACAGGAAGCATTGGCGTGGTGACCATCAACATGGCGCGTTTGGGTTATTTGAACAAAGGAAATAAAGAAAAGTTGTATACCCAATTGGATTCACTTTTATATATCGCCAAATCAACTTTGGAGAAAAAAAGGGTGTTTATTCAGGAGATGTATGACCGAGGATTGTATCCGTACACCAAACGTTATTTGCAACATTTCAGAAACCACTTTTCGACTATTGGAGTGAACGGAATGAATGAAATGATTGAGAATTTTACCAATAGTGAAGATACTGTAACCTCCGAAACCGGTATTGAATTTGCCTCTGGAATTCTGGACCATATCCGTAATCGAATGAAAGAATTCCAAGAAGAAACCGGAAATCTATACAATCTCGAAGCCACTCCTGCCGAAGGAACTACTTATCGTTTTGCTAAAGAAGACAAAAAACGGTATGCCGACATTATTCAGGCGGGACAGCAAGAAAATATTTATTACACAAACAGTTCTCAAATTCCAGTAGATTTTACACAAGATCCATTCGAAGCTTTGATGCTACAAGATCAATTGCAATGCAAATACACTGGCGGAACGGTTCTCCACCTGTACATGAGCGAAAAAATAAGCTCACCGGAAGCCTGCAAACAGTTTGTCAAAAAAGTGATTACGAATTTCAGATTGCCTTATATTACAGTAACGCCAGTGTTTAGCGTGTGTCCAGTACACGGCTATTTAAACGGAGAACACGAGTATTGCCCAAAATGTGATGAAATTATAATTGAGGAAAAAGCGAAATTCCAAAAGGTTTAA